The Streptococcus sp. S5 genome contains a region encoding:
- a CDS encoding YjdF family protein: METISIGLTVYFEDGFWHGLFEQVYRETYQVCRVTFGQEPKDDVILEMLQTQFTQLSFSPEATVKQHVKIKNPKRLQRMVRKQVKQKVSSKSKELLQSQYEERKKISKHQSSVQKQLLKQEKFERKQQKRRDKHKGH, encoded by the coding sequence GTGGAAACAATTTCAATTGGATTGACAGTTTATTTTGAAGATGGATTTTGGCATGGTTTGTTCGAACAAGTGTATCGAGAAACTTATCAAGTTTGTCGTGTGACATTTGGTCAGGAGCCAAAAGATGATGTAATTCTAGAGATGTTACAGACTCAGTTTACTCAATTATCTTTTAGTCCAGAAGCTACAGTTAAGCAACATGTAAAAATCAAGAATCCTAAACGATTACAGCGAATGGTGAGGAAACAAGTAAAGCAAAAAGTTTCTTCCAAGTCGAAAGAACTATTGCAGTCGCAGTATGAGGAAAGGAAAAAGATTTCAAAACATCAATCTAGTGTCCAAAAGCAATTGCTCAAACAAGAGAAATTCGAACGCAAACAGCAAAAACGAAGAGACAAGCATAAAGGACATTAA